The Geminocystis sp. NIES-3708 genomic sequence TAGCCTCCTGAGTTGAAGAAAACTGAGTTATCTTCAATCCTTAAATCATTAACGGCGGAAGTCTCATAATCATCATCATTATCGATTTCTTCGATTAATTGTTTGACTTTTTCTGGTTCTAAACTGATTACTTCTGCATGAGAATGCCAAGATACGCCCATTGTTTTTAATTCCTTTGATTTTTACTGATGTTTAATGTGTTCTTACTATTTATCCTATTGATTTTGAGGATTTATGCAGTTTGCCCTTAATATTTTTTGATGAAGTTTAAAAATGGGAGGGGGCAAGTACCCCTAATTTCCCGATACGATTGAATCTAATTAAACTTGTTTTCTAACTCTTGAATTAGTAATTCAGCTTCTTCATTTTTAACAATACGAACGGATGTAGGAATGGGATGACGTATATTAAATTTGTTAAAAATATCCCCTGCGGTAATAGCATTTTCGATTTTGTCCGCTACACATTACCACTCAATTTTTAATCGATGCAAATGTTGACCATTTTTAACGTTTTCCGATGAATCAATTGGAATTAGTTGATAGCTAGAATCTTTTTGAATCATACCCCAACCGATCGCACCAAAACTACTAGCATAAGCAATTATAGTATCTCCTTGATGATAAGAAGTTAAAAGTTTTTCTCCCTCGTCACCAGCCTGATTAGTAAAGTTAGCGGTAATAATTTGATTAGTTTTCAGATATTCCCACCAATCTTGCTCATTAAAACCAATATTATGCCAATATATGTTTTCTGAAATGGATAATAAACGAATTTCCCCTTCTTTGACGATAATTCTGACTTTATCGCCGAAATTAGCTTTTTCTAACCAGTTTTAAGGAATAGAAAGCTCTTTGTTTAATGTGATTGATTGAACCGTAATCGTGTGATTATACCTATAGATATTCAAAAAAGTTAATGTTTGTACTTATTTATCCAGTTGATTTTCAGAATTTATGCAGTTTGCCTTTAATTTTTTTTGATGAAGCTATGAAAGGCTTACATTGATCGAACTCTCCTCTACAAAATCGATCGAACTCCCTTCACAAAAGTTGATTGTATTGGATAAATTAACATTCATTAGCTAAATAAGAGATTAATGTATCGGTTGTCCAGATAGCTATGCCACACCCGAAAAAATCTTGATCTTGAGTCCAAATACTAGCAGATAAAGATAAGGCTAAGGCTACAGTTTGCCAATCATTGGGATCTCTGGGAATGCGAGTGAGTGCTATAGTTTGATAATCTGAATAAAACTTTAGTGGAATCAATGTAACTTTTGTTTGAGCCAATTTAAGAGAATCTTGTAATAAATTTTGCCCAGTAGAAGGAGAAAATACTCCTTTTTTGATCATGGTATTGATTCTTTTTTCTAATTCATAACAAGACTCCTCCCATTGTTTTTCAGGCATATAAAGTTCCCATATAGGATCAAGAATTAACTCTCTTCCCCGTTGGCGAATCAACTCAGCTACTAAGATATTTGCATCGATTACTAAACGCATTTTAGTCTTCTTTTTTCGATAAATCAAAGGCTTTACTCAATTCATCTTCTGATAATCCACTTTCGGCTAAGGCATTATTTACCGTTGCTGATAATTTGCTGAATGCTTCTTGAATTTCAATCTCTGTTGATTCTTGAATAGGAATATAAAAACCGACTACTTTTTGATGCTTTTTAATGGCTAGAATCTCATTACTACCAATATAATGGGATGCTTTATCTCGAAATTGTTTTACACCAATACTTTTCATAATTGATAATTGTGACCACTTTATGACCATTTTATCATTTTTTAGCTCGATCGAACCCTCCCCTCACAGAAATCGATCGAACTCCTCACTCCACAAAATCCAATCTCCCCATAAATACTATTCTTCAGGGATTTCTATTTTGGTATTTTCATCAGTAATAATCCCCTCTAAATTGGCATCGGTTAAATCCGCATTCGTCAAATCAGCACCCGATAAATCTGCATCCCATAAAGTAGCACCACTTAAATCAGCATTACTCAAATCAGCATTTATTGAATCAGCACCAGTTAAATTAGCATCACTTAAATCAGCATTTATTAAATCTCTTCCTTGAATAGAATGATTGACAATATCCCATACTAATCGCCATTTATCATCTATTGTCGTATCTTCACTTAATATAGTACTCCTTAAATCAGCACGAATTAAATTAGCATTAGTCAAATCAGCACCAGTTAAATCAGCATCAGTTAAATCAGCATTTATTGAATCAGCACCAGTTAAATTAGCATCACTTAAATTAGCACCAGTTAAATTAGCCCCTGATAAGTTAACTCCTGATAAATTAGTTTCTGTTAAATCAATATCACTTAAATTTAATTCTTCTTCTTGATGTTCAGATTTCCATCGATTCCATTTATCAATGTTCCCTTCTTTTAAAAAATTTAGGGCAATTTCTTTAGATGGTTTTTCAGGGATTTGCATTTTAGTATTTTCATCAGTAATAATCCCCTTTAACTCGGCATAGCTTAAATCCGCATCCGTCAAATCTGCACCTGTCAAATTAGTATTACTCAAATTAGCACCCGATAAATCTGCTTTTCTTAAATTAGCACCTGATCAATTAGCATTAGTTGAATAAACACTTGATAAATTAGCATCACTTAAATTGGCATCACTTAAATTGGCATGAGCTAAATTAGTACCTGATAAATCAGCACCACTTAAATTAGCATCACATAAAATTATGTTACTGAACTGGACAGTAGATAAATTAGCACCCTTTAAATTAGCATAATTAACCTGAGTTTTGGTTAAGCAGATTGAGGTAAAAGCCATTCTAAACGGAGACTCGGCTTTTTTGCTTGGTGAGAATATGCGATTAATCCACATAATAAGTTGACACAAAAATTTATTGGTGAACGATGGCGTGAATGTTCTATTTGTGAGATATTCTTTAATTGATCATTAATGGTTTCGACAATCAATCGCTTACGAGATAGTAATTTGTCGTGAAGACGCATTAATTTGTTTTTCATGTTACGTTTCCTCTTGGCAAAAAACTCGATTCCGTAATCTTTCAAAAGTTTGGTCGTTAATTTTTGAGATACATAACCTCCATCAGCAAACACTTTACCCCAAAGTTTTTGGAGAAGATCAATTACTGGTTTTCGGTCATCCACATTTCCCCCAGTCAGACTCATATGGAGAATTTCTCCCAGTTCATTGACTACTAGATGAAGTTTAAAACCAAAAAACCAATCCACAGAGGTTTTTCCTCTCGCCCCTAAATCCTGAAATACCTTATGTCGTGAAATACGTCGATTGTGACACACTTGAATCTTCGTAGAGTCAATAAAACTAATCCCTGTACAATTGCCAAAGCAATGTTTGAGATAAACACACAAAGGAATGACAGTTGATGGTACCCATTGAATAAAACGTTGATAACTAGGTAGTTTTGGAAAAGCATCGAACCAATATTGTTGAACGTGATTGAGATAAAAATGTTTGAAATTACGGTAATGGTTCTGATGGAAAGCGATAAGGATGGTCATAATTTCACTTAGACAAAGACTTTTGGCTCTAAGACGAGTAACAGCTCCATGAGATAAGAGCTTTTGTTGCCATTGAGTCTCAAATTGTTGGCAGAAATCATCGACATGACAAAATAAATAGTCTAAATTAAACATAAGGCAGTAGTTAGTTTGATAGTTTGCTATATTCAGCTTACTATTTGCCTGTTTTCTTATCCAAAACTGAGGTTAATTAAAGTAACTGCCACAAAAATCAGTATTAGTAAAATTGCAACCACTAAAGTCTATAGACCATTCATTAGAATTACTATTATTCTCTGCTATATTTATAGATGATTCTGTAAAATTACAGTCAATAAAAGATATGCAATTTTCTTGATCAAAAAGATACATTGTCAAGTCTGAACATGAAAAATTACAGCTGATACAATTCAGTTGTATCTCATCAGACCCTTCTGAGGAGTATCGATTAAAATTAAATTCCGCATTCTCTAAGTTACAATCTTCAATTTGAATTATATTCTGACCATAATTATTTTCAATACTAATTTCTGTGTGTGTTAAGTTACAGTTTCTCAGTTCTACATTTTCAAGGGTAATATCTGTATTGCTTAAATCAACATCCCTCAAAACTAAATTAGTCGAATTTTCTTTTGATATTTGTTCTACATCAAAATATTCACTAGATATAGTAAAAGACAATCTTTGTTTATCCTGATTTTCTGACTTCCATTGATTCCATTCATCAATTTTTCCTTCTTTTAAAAGATTGACAGGGATTTGTTCACTCATTTTTTTTCTCCTATAATGTTGATTCGTTTCAGCTCTACTTATTTATCCTATTCACTTTGAGGATTTATGCAGTTTGCCCTTAATATTTATTGATGAAGTTTAAAAAGAGGAAGGGGTTGAGTACCCCTAATTTCCCGATATGATTAAATTGAATTAAACTTGTTTTCTAACTCTTGAATTAGTAATTCCGCATCCTCATTATTCATAATACGAGAAAAAGCAGCTAGTGGATGATGTATGTTAAATTTACTCAGAATATCAGCACCTTTAATTCCATCTTCGATATTATTCGCTACACATTGCCACTCTAAATCTTTTAATCGATATAAATGTGTACCATTTTTAACATCTTCTACTGAACCTTCCTCAATTTTTCTATAGGTAGTATCTTTTGTGATAATTCCCCAACCTAACGCCCCATATTCATTAGCGTAAGCAATGATTGTATCTCCTTTACAATAGGTAGCATTTTTTTGTTCTGGATTAATACAACTTAAAACA encodes the following:
- a CDS encoding PIN domain-containing protein, encoding MRLVIDANILVAELIRQRGRELILDPIWELYMPEKQWEESCYELEKRINTMIKKGVFSPSTGQNLLQDSLKLAQTKVTLIPLKFYSDYQTIALTRIPRDPNDWQTVALALSLSASIWTQDQDFFGCGIAIWTTDTLISYLANEC
- a CDS encoding pentapeptide repeat-containing protein; the protein is MQIPEKPSKEIALNFLKEGNIDKWNRWKSEHQEEELNLSDIDLTETNLSGVNLSGANLTGANLSDANLTGADSINADLTDADLTGADLTNANLIRADLRSTILSEDTTIDDKWRLVWDIVNHSIQGRDLINADLSDANLTGADSINADLSNADLSGATLWDADLSGADLTNADLTDANLEGIITDENTKIEIPEE
- a CDS encoding pentapeptide repeat-containing protein, with product MAFTSICLTKTQVNYANLKGANLSTVQFSNIILCDANLSGADLSGTNLAHANLSDANLSDANLSSVYSTNAN
- a CDS encoding IS982 family transposase — translated: MFNLDYLFCHVDDFCQQFETQWQQKLLSHGAVTRLRAKSLCLSEIMTILIAFHQNHYRNFKHFYLNHVQQYWFDAFPKLPSYQRFIQWVPSTVIPLCVYLKHCFGNCTGISFIDSTKIQVCHNRRISRHKVFQDLGARGKTSVDWFFGFKLHLVVNELGEILHMSLTGGNVDDRKPVIDLLQKLWGKVFADGGYVSQKLTTKLLKDYGIEFFAKRKRNMKNKLMRLHDKLLSRKRLIVETINDQLKNISQIEHSRHRSPINFCVNLLCGLIAYSHQAKKPSLRLEWLLPQSA
- a CDS encoding pentapeptide repeat-containing protein; the protein is MSEQIPVNLLKEGKIDEWNQWKSENQDKQRLSFTISSEYFDVEQISKENSTNLVLRDVDLSNTDITLENVELRNCNLTHTEISIENNYGQNIIQIEDCNLENAEFNFNRYSSEGSDEIQLNCISCNFSCSDLTMYLFDQENCISFIDCNFTESSINIAENNSNSNEWSIDFSGCNFTNTDFCGSYFN